Proteins from a single region of Gemmatirosa kalamazoonensis:
- a CDS encoding sensor histidine kinase, with amino-acid sequence MTTLDVISLAVPPNAVRATGEPDAAAGGWDTPGEWLRLWGYAFVAYTALTILATTSSALNELRLGAPIDLPRLVGHRALEEYTCAVFVPPLFWLVHRFPIDRRRWRRSAPILLAASLLCVVVKYVAVYLPLARLAFPSDRPTLSAVLTLYAVEVLSDFLGVIGVAHAIEYYRRAQSRERLAAELRARLSEAQLQSLRSQLHPHFLFNALNGVATLMHQDVHAADRMVTNLAGLLRAALDHADAHEIPLAEELGLLERYLAIVSARFHDRLTVAYRIAPDVYDALVPQFLLQPLAENAVEHGIARRAGPGTITIGAERAGDAVVLTVGDDGPGGRGDRPRGERPRAGGIGLANTRARLRELYGPDCALDLETAAGRGACVTIRVPYRRAGAQEAV; translated from the coding sequence ATGACGACTCTCGACGTGATCTCGCTCGCCGTGCCGCCTAACGCGGTTCGCGCGACGGGCGAGCCCGATGCCGCGGCGGGCGGCTGGGACACGCCGGGCGAGTGGCTGCGGCTGTGGGGGTACGCGTTCGTCGCGTACACCGCGCTCACCATCCTCGCCACGACGTCCAGCGCGCTGAACGAGCTCCGACTCGGCGCCCCGATCGACCTGCCGCGGCTCGTCGGCCATCGCGCGCTCGAGGAGTACACGTGCGCGGTGTTCGTACCGCCGCTGTTCTGGCTCGTGCACCGCTTCCCGATCGACCGCCGGCGGTGGCGGCGCAGCGCGCCGATCCTGCTCGCGGCCAGCCTGCTGTGCGTCGTCGTGAAGTACGTCGCGGTATACCTGCCGCTCGCGCGCCTCGCCTTCCCGAGCGACCGGCCGACGCTGTCCGCGGTGCTCACGCTCTACGCCGTCGAGGTGCTGTCCGACTTCCTCGGCGTGATCGGCGTCGCGCACGCGATCGAGTACTACCGGCGCGCGCAGAGTCGCGAGCGGCTCGCGGCGGAGCTGCGCGCGCGGCTGTCGGAGGCGCAGCTCCAGTCGCTCCGGTCGCAGCTGCATCCGCACTTCCTGTTCAACGCGCTGAACGGCGTCGCCACTCTCATGCACCAGGACGTGCACGCCGCCGACCGGATGGTCACGAACCTGGCCGGCCTGCTCCGCGCCGCGCTCGACCACGCGGATGCGCACGAGATCCCGCTCGCCGAGGAGCTCGGGCTGCTCGAGCGCTACCTGGCGATCGTCTCGGCACGCTTCCACGACCGCCTGACGGTCGCCTACCGGATCGCGCCCGACGTCTATGACGCGCTCGTGCCGCAGTTCCTGCTGCAGCCGCTGGCCGAGAACGCGGTGGAGCACGGGATCGCGCGGCGCGCCGGACCGGGCACGATCACGATCGGCGCCGAGCGGGCGGGCGACGCGGTCGTGCTCACCGTCGGCGACGACGGGCCGGGCGGGCGCGGCGATCGCCCGCGCGGCGAGCGTCCGCGCGCCGGTGGCATCGGCCTCGCCAACACGCGCGCCCGCCTCCGCGAGCTGTACGGCCCCGACTGCGCGCTCGACCTCGAGACCGCGGCCGGCCGTGGTGCGTGCGTCACGATCCGCGTGCCGTATCGCCGCGCCGGTGCGCAGGAAGCGGTATGA
- a CDS encoding LytR/AlgR family response regulator transcription factor, which translates to MTNARVRVVVADDEPLARDRVRMMLASRPGYEIVAEAGDGPAAVQAIVSHAPDVVFLDIKMPELDGFEVIAALRHLATPPAIVFTTAFRSYALQAFEVGAIDYLLKPFDADRFAQALARAEARRPRDAGTSLDPALVALLESLRDAQLARAEQARAEHAYPERFLVRGAKRLYFVRTGDIEWADAQGNYVRLHALGRKHMVRDTMAAFVAKLPADRFVRVHRSIVVSVDHIQHLEPHVRGEYVITLRDGTRVTSSRAYAETLRALLR; encoded by the coding sequence ATGACGAACGCCCGCGTGCGCGTCGTGGTCGCCGACGACGAGCCGCTCGCGCGCGACCGCGTGCGCATGATGCTGGCCTCGCGGCCGGGCTACGAGATCGTCGCCGAGGCGGGCGACGGCCCGGCGGCCGTGCAGGCCATCGTCTCCCACGCGCCGGACGTCGTGTTCCTCGACATCAAGATGCCGGAGCTGGACGGCTTCGAGGTCATCGCGGCGCTGCGCCATCTCGCGACGCCGCCCGCGATCGTGTTCACCACGGCGTTCCGCTCGTACGCGCTGCAGGCGTTCGAGGTCGGCGCGATCGACTACCTGCTGAAACCGTTCGACGCGGATCGGTTCGCGCAGGCGCTCGCGCGCGCCGAGGCGCGGCGTCCTCGCGACGCGGGCACGTCGCTCGACCCCGCTCTGGTCGCGCTGCTCGAGTCGCTGCGCGACGCCCAGCTCGCGCGCGCCGAGCAGGCGCGCGCCGAGCACGCGTATCCCGAGCGGTTCCTCGTGCGCGGCGCGAAGCGGCTGTACTTCGTGCGCACGGGCGACATCGAGTGGGCCGACGCGCAGGGCAACTACGTGCGGCTCCACGCCCTCGGCCGCAAGCACATGGTGCGCGACACGATGGCGGCGTTCGTGGCGAAGCTGCCCGCCGACCGCTTCGTCCGCGTGCACCGCTCCATCGTCGTCAGCGTCGACCACATCCAGCACCTCGAGCCGCACGTCCGCGGCGAGTACGTCATCACCCTGCGCGACGGCACCCGCGTGACGTCGAGCCGCGCGTATGCCGAGACGCTCCGCGCGCTGCTGCGATAG
- a CDS encoding nuclear transport factor 2 family protein yields MPRRSARCCDSAAPSSLRTTHDDTRGDRRVLRAAPATRRLGGVPGGRRRVHAPDEPPKTVAGKAPFLQVTSRFYASIASVEVRDLLVDGDRACAFTRYTIAPPTGAPAFESDVAELFTVRDGRIVSFTICFDTAPYPK; encoded by the coding sequence ATGCCGAGACGCTCCGCGCGCTGCTGCGATAGCGCAGCCCCTTCATCCCTGAGAACCACGCATGACGACACGCGCGGCGATCGACGAGTACTTCGAGCGGCTCCAGCGACGCGACGGCTGGGAGGCGTGCCTGGCGGACGACGTCGTGTTCACGCGCCTGACGAGCCCCCGAAGACGGTGGCCGGCAAGGCGCCGTTCCTCCAGGTGACGAGCCGCTTCTACGCGAGCATCGCGAGCGTCGAGGTGCGCGACCTTCTCGTCGACGGCGACCGCGCGTGCGCGTTCACCCGCTACACCATCGCGCCGCCGACGGGTGCGCCCGCGTTCGAGAGCGACGTGGCCGAGCTGTTCACGGTGCGCGACGGCCGGATCGTGAGCTTCACGATCTGCTTCGACACCGCGCCGTACCCGAAGTGA
- a CDS encoding YybH family protein produces MSRLHDVVLAALWAAALACARPAAPSTGDASAGIDSLNARLVQAYRREDPQAYAALWTDSATFEWPAFTTVRGPSGMAEMARGNWKGLSDMDLRLVVASRRLAADHATEWGAFEQSYRDSSGARQTEYGRYVTYLVRGGDGAWRMDRFFGFSDSTRAAPTR; encoded by the coding sequence ATGTCCCGACTCCACGACGTCGTCCTCGCCGCGCTCTGGGCCGCGGCTCTCGCGTGCGCCCGCCCCGCCGCGCCGTCGACCGGCGACGCGAGCGCCGGCATCGACTCGCTGAACGCGCGCCTGGTGCAGGCCTACCGGCGGGAGGACCCGCAGGCGTACGCCGCGCTATGGACCGACAGCGCGACGTTCGAGTGGCCAGCGTTCACCACCGTGCGCGGTCCGTCCGGCATGGCCGAGATGGCGCGCGGCAACTGGAAGGGGCTGAGCGACATGGACCTGCGCCTCGTCGTGGCGTCGCGCCGCCTCGCCGCGGACCACGCCACGGAGTGGGGCGCGTTCGAGCAGTCGTACCGCGACTCGAGCGGCGCGCGCCAGACGGAGTACGGCCGGTACGTCACCTACCTCGTGCGGGGCGGCGACGGCGCGTGGCGCATGGACCGCTTCTTCGGCTTCTCCGACTCGACGCGCGCGGCCCCGACCCGTTAG
- a CDS encoding Clp protease N-terminal domain-containing protein gives MSVPRPLPARPSLEYERKEAKALLRRLRAADPRARLADAQLAIAREYGFASWPRLVRYFTDAERERGPGHDVRPRDHYESFVRSLLVEHAQRRQLAARTLAAYVPRLYRRPASEVFAATVTEEEARLATARRHGFPSWDVLIEQASRPPRRRPDWEREPIEHAGQAIAAADLPALQRVVEAHPELLHPSDADVAMGRSLLRSALAHEMRGAPVRHIVEWLATQGFDVRRDLNAQLCGSMYMQPEHVRRLLDRGADPDAVMPNGSTVLEHALILYWNGAAVDVLVGRARPREALWIAAGLGDVPAVRRFLDPAGKPTAAARRVAPPVGLKRSLPTHPDPGDEELLLEAFFVAMLNGRTAVTEYLASRGLDVNTRLWDSPVLNIAAGNAWPPVVACLLRCGADPDLKGYHPTQSAREIARWRLVNNDRDPGVREVAALLGIDADAVLAEHDARRAPPTIDPALQDALALAADDARRLGQTDVRPDNLLFGLLRAGGIALAFFTRASRMDVERFHADVAERVRPATERLDGPALPLHADAQALVDAAVATAVARRREQVQGLHLLHALTRAERSTAAELLARYGSSAEKLREELEKGM, from the coding sequence ATGTCCGTACCCCGCCCGCTCCCCGCGCGCCCCAGTCTCGAGTACGAGCGCAAGGAAGCCAAGGCGCTCCTCCGCCGGCTCCGCGCCGCCGACCCCCGCGCGCGGCTCGCCGATGCGCAGCTCGCAATCGCGCGCGAGTACGGCTTCGCGAGCTGGCCGCGGCTCGTGCGCTACTTCACCGACGCGGAGCGTGAGCGCGGCCCCGGGCACGACGTCCGACCGCGCGATCACTACGAGAGCTTCGTCCGCAGCCTGCTCGTCGAGCACGCGCAGCGTCGGCAGCTCGCCGCCCGTACCCTCGCCGCGTACGTGCCGCGCCTCTACCGGCGGCCGGCGTCGGAGGTGTTCGCGGCCACGGTGACCGAGGAGGAGGCACGGCTCGCGACCGCGCGCCGGCACGGCTTCCCGAGCTGGGACGTGCTGATCGAGCAGGCGTCGCGACCGCCTCGCCGCCGCCCCGACTGGGAGCGCGAACCGATCGAGCACGCGGGCCAGGCCATCGCCGCGGCCGACCTGCCGGCGCTGCAGCGCGTGGTCGAGGCGCACCCCGAGCTGCTGCACCCGTCGGATGCCGACGTGGCGATGGGACGCTCGCTGCTCCGATCCGCGCTCGCCCACGAGATGCGCGGCGCGCCCGTGCGCCACATCGTGGAATGGCTCGCCACGCAGGGCTTCGACGTCCGGCGCGATCTGAACGCGCAGCTCTGCGGCTCCATGTACATGCAGCCCGAGCACGTGCGCCGGCTGCTCGACCGCGGCGCCGACCCGGACGCGGTGATGCCTAACGGATCCACGGTGCTGGAGCACGCGCTCATCCTCTACTGGAACGGCGCGGCCGTGGACGTGCTCGTCGGGCGCGCGAGGCCGCGCGAGGCGCTGTGGATCGCCGCCGGCCTCGGCGACGTGCCGGCCGTGCGCCGCTTCCTCGACCCGGCGGGCAAGCCGACGGCGGCGGCGCGCCGCGTCGCGCCGCCGGTGGGGCTGAAGCGCAGTCTGCCGACGCATCCGGACCCAGGCGACGAGGAGCTCCTGCTCGAGGCGTTCTTCGTCGCGATGCTCAATGGCCGCACCGCGGTGACGGAGTACCTCGCGTCGCGCGGCCTCGACGTGAACACGCGCCTCTGGGACTCGCCAGTGCTCAACATCGCGGCGGGCAACGCATGGCCACCGGTCGTGGCGTGCCTGCTGCGCTGCGGCGCGGACCCCGATCTGAAGGGCTACCACCCGACGCAATCGGCGCGCGAGATCGCGCGCTGGCGGCTCGTCAACAACGACCGCGACCCGGGCGTGCGGGAGGTCGCCGCGCTGTTAGGCATCGACGCCGACGCGGTGCTCGCCGAGCACGACGCGCGGCGCGCGCCACCCACCATCGACCCGGCGCTGCAGGACGCGCTCGCGCTCGCGGCCGACGACGCGCGCCGACTGGGCCAGACCGACGTGCGCCCCGACAACCTGCTCTTCGGCCTCCTCCGCGCCGGCGGCATCGCGCTCGCCTTCTTCACGCGGGCGAGCCGCATGGACGTCGAGCGCTTCCACGCCGACGTGGCGGAGCGCGTGCGCCCGGCGACGGAGCGGCTCGACGGCCCCGCGCTGCCGCTGCACGCGGACGCGCAGGCGCTGGTCGATGCCGCGGTCGCCACCGCGGTCGCGCGGCGGCGCGAGCAGGTGCAGGGTCTCCATCTCCTCCATGCGCTCACGCGTGCCGAGCGGAGCACGGCCGCGGAGCTGCTCGCGCGCTACGGATCGAGCGCGGAGAAGCTGCGCGAGGAGCTGGAGAAAGGGATGTAA